A genome region from Camarhynchus parvulus chromosome 15, STF_HiC, whole genome shotgun sequence includes the following:
- the CRKL gene encoding crk-like protein: MSSAARFDSSDRSSWYVGPVSRAEAQTRLQGQRHGMFLVRDSSTCPGDYVLSVSENSRVSHYIINSLPNRRFKIGDQEFEHLPALLEFYKIHYLDTTTLIEPAPRYPSPPMGSGSAPAMSTAEENLEYVRTLYDFHGNDAEDLPFKKGELLAIVEKPEEQWWSARNKEGRIGMIPVPYVEKLGRPSVGKHGNRNSNSYGIPEPAHAYAQPQTATPLPSVSSTPGAVINPLPSTQNGPVYAKAVQKRVPCAYDKTALALEVGDIVKVTRMNINGQWEGEVNGRKGLFPFTHVQLFDPQNPEENE, translated from the exons ATGTCCTCCGCCGCTCGCTTCGATTCGTCGGACCGCTCCAGCTGGTACGTGGGCCCGGTGTCCCGGGCGGAGGCGCAGACGCGGCTGCAGGGGCAGCGGCACGGCATGTTCCTGGTGCGGGACTCGTCCACCTGCCCGGGGGACTACGTGCTCTCGGTGTCCGAGAACTCCCGCGTTTCCCACTACATCATCAACTCCCTGCCCAACCGCCGCTTTAAGATCGGCGACCAGGAGTTCGAGCACCTGCCCGCCCTGCTGGAGTTCTATAAGATCCACTACCTGGACACCACCACCCTCATCGAGCCCGCGCCCAG GTATCCAAGCCCCCCAATGGGATCTGGATCTGCCCCTGCCATGTCCACTGCAGAGGAAAACCTGGAGTACGTTCGGACTCTCTATGACTTCCACGGCAACGACGCCGAGGATCTTCCATTTAAaaagggagagctgctggcaatTGTGGAGAAGCCAGAGGAACAGTGGTGGAGTGCCAGAAACAAGGAGGGTCGGATAGGGATGATTCCTGTTCCTTATGTAGAAAAGCTGGGCAGACCTTCTGTTGGGAAGCATGGGAACAGGAATTCCAACAGTTACGGGATCCCAGAACCTGCCCACGCTTACGCTCAGCCTCAGACCGCAACTCCCCTGCCCTCAGTATCCAGCACACCTGGAGCAGTGATCAATCCTCTGCCATCCACACAGAATGGACCAGTCTATGCCAAAGCTGTCCAAAAGAGAGTTCCCTGTGCTTATGACAAGACTGCGCTGGCATTAGAG GTTGGAGATATTGTGAAGGTGACGAGGATGAACATAAACGGGCAGTGGGAAGGAGAAGTCAACGGGAGGAAAGGGCTCTTCCCGTTCACGCACGTGCAGCTCTTCGACCCCCAGAACCCCGAGGAGAACGAGTGA